GGTCGCACGTCGCCCCGAGCGCCGCCACCGCGTCGGCCTCGTCGATGCCGAGGCCCGCCCCGAGGCTCATCGTCGTCGCCCCGCGAGGGACGCTCTCGCCGTCGTCGGTCTCGACGCGGAACCCGCCCGGGACGGCCCGGTCGGGGTGCTCGCGGCCGACGGCGCGCTCGCGGATCGGCTCGACGCCGATCCCCTCCGCCCCCTCGAAGCGCCCGGACTGCCAGCCGCGGGTGGCGAGCGCCCCCACCTCGTTGGCGAAGTCGAGGCTCTCGACCGTCTCGCCCGCCGCCTGCCACCGCCCGACGTCGCTCTCCTCGTAGGCGCGCTCGTAGCGTTCGCGGAGGTCGGCGTGTCCCTCGGGCGGGTCGCCGCGCGCGACGATCGCCTTCAGGCGCTTCGCGCCCATCACCGCGCCCGCGCCGCCGCGGCCCGCGTGGTGGTCGCCGCCGTCGGTCGCGACGGTGGCGTACGCGACGCGCGATTCGCCCGCCGGGCCGACGCAGGCGACCGCGCCGTCGTACGCCGCGTCGGTCGCCTCGGCGTCCGCGCCCGCGAGATCCGCCGCCGGGCGGAGACGCGCGTCGCCGTCCTCGACGACGAGCGCCGTCCACTCGTCCGCCCGCCCGGTGACGAGGAGCGCGAGGCAGTCGGGCAGCGCCCCGGCGAGCGCGTCGGGGAACGCCCCGCCGCCGTAGGAGTCGAGGAAGGTGCCCGTGAGCGGCGACTTCGTGACGGCGGCGTAGCGCGACTCCCCGGGGAGGTACCCCGACAGCGGTCCGAGCGCGAACGCGAGCAGGTTGTCCGGCCCGAGCGGGTCGGTCCCCGGCGCGAGTTCCTCGTACAGGTAGCGCGCGCCGAGGCCCTTCCCGCCCAGGAAGCGGCGTCGCCACTCCCCGGGGACGCGCTCGCGCTCGACGGTCCCGCGGGTGAGGTCGACGCGGAGGATCGAATCGCGGTGGCGACCGGTCATTCGAGTCGGGATAGGACCGTCGCGGGGAAAAGTGTGACCGCGGCCGGCATCAGTCCTTGAACACGTCGCTCAACCGGATGCCGTCCTCGACGATGCGGTAGTTGCGCTCCTGGTCGAGTCGGGCCGCGAGTTCCTCGTGCTCGTAGAGCTGGGCTATCAGGTCGGCCTGGAGGTTGCGCCACGCGATGGCGTAGACGGGCGACTGCCCCCACGCCCGGAGTTCGGGGATGAACTCGTCGTACCGCCGCGCGCGCTCCTCCAGGTGCTCGACAACGTCCATCGCGAACCCCGCCGCCTCCGCGTCGTCGTCGGCCTCCCGGATCGCGCGGTTGACGCGGTCCTCGAGCCCCTCGACCGCCCGCCGCATGTCGGCGGCCGCGGTGCCGTCGTCGTCGGGGAGCACGTCGATGATCGGCTGTGGAACGCCGAGCGAGATCTCGTCCATGCCTGGACGTGCCGCGCGAACGGTAAAAAGGCTCTCCGGTCGGGGCGACCTACCGTCCCGCCGCGACCGCCCACCCGAGCAGCCCCAGCACCACCACCGCGAGGACGGCGAGTAGCCCCGTCGCCGGGAGGACGCCGAGCACCAGCAGTCCGAAGGCGAGGAAGACGGCGGCCGCGGCCGCCTCGACGGCTCGGGTGGGGAGCCAGCGCTCGACGCGCTCGCCGACGAGCGCGTCGATCCCCGTCCGGAGGGCGAGGGCGGCGATCACGCCGACGAACACCGACAGCGGCGCGTCCGGGAACGTCGCCGCGAGGTCGATCGTCAGCAGTTGCGTCTTGTCGCCGAACTCCGCGACCAGGACGAAGGCGAAGCTGGCGAGGACGCCGCCGTAGGTCCCCAGCCGGCGGAGCAGGCCGTCGGGGAGGAGCCGTCCGGTCAGCCCCACGTCCAGCCCGCCGCCGGTCAGGGCGGGACCGCTCGCTTCCCCACCACTCGTCCGCCGGTACGCGCTCCGCGCGGTCCAGAGGCCGAAGGCGACGAACAGCCCGCCCGTCAGCGGCGCGATCAGGCCCCCCGGGAGGACCCGGACGAGCCACGCGCCGAGGGCGACCTCGAGCGCGCTCCAGAGCGCGAACGCGCCCATCGCGCCCAGGAAGACCTTCTTCGCGTCGTAGCGCGAGGCGAGCGTGACGACGACGAGCTGGCCCTTGTCCCCGACGGTCGCGAGCAGGTTGACGAGGAAGGCGGCGACGAGCGGGCCGTACCCGGCGTACTGGGAGACGACGGCGTCGACGCCGGGCTGTGCCACCGTCACGTCGCGCCACCGACCGTGGCGGTCGCTCGGTTCATCCCTGTCGGTCGTAGGATTAGACGCGGGTAAAGTCTGTTCGTGGCGGCATCGAATTCCGCCACCGCCACCACCACCGTCAGCGGTCGCGCTCCTCGACGTGGCGCACCTCGACGGCGACGCCGCGGGTGCTCCGTTCCATCTCGTCGCCGCTCATGGCCGCCCGCCCGACGGCGAACGCCCGCGGGCCGGAGACGACCACCTCGTCGCCCACGCGGATCGACCCGCTCGCGTCGAGCACGCCCGGCGCGAGGACGCTCCCCTGCGGGACGAACCCGTCGATCTCGACGCGCTTCGTGGGCGCGTCGCTCTCCGCCCAGCGCCGCCCGCCGGCCAGCGTGAGCGCCAGCGTGCCGTACTGCGGGACGAGCGTCGCCAGTTGCTCGCCCTCCCGGTTCACCCGGAGGGAGGGCCACCGCCCGCCGGTTCGTATGTGATCGAACAGCGCGTCGCCCGCGGCAGTCTCCGCGCCCGTCCCCGCCCCCGCGCCGTCCTCGCCGAACTGGTAGTCCGCGATCGCGCGCACCGTGTTGTGCTCGCGGGTGCGCTTCTGGTAGGCCGACTCGCCGTCGAGCGCCGCTCTGAGGTTCGCCAGCGACTCGTCGGTCGTGGGGTGGTCCTCGACGGTGAACTCGAACTCGACGCCCGCGCGCTCTGCGGCCCGCTCGACGATGTCGACGTAGCCGCCGGGCGGCACGTGGGCGACGCGGTAGGGGTAGTCGGTGCGTTCGAGGTAGCGCGCGAGCACCGACGCGACGAACTCGATCTCCGTCTCGGTCCAGCGCCCGGTCACCACGGAGTCGTAGTGCTGGGCGGGGTAGGTGAGTTCGAGTTCCTGCGGGACGACGCCGATGGGCGAGGTCATCGACACCTTGTGCGCGCGGTAGCCGATCGCCTCGTGGAACTGCCCGTGGCTCTGTGACTCGCCGTAGGGCTTCCTCGCCGAGCAGGGCACGAGCACGAGCGGCTTCTCGAAGCGGTTGCGGTAGCGCGTCGTCACGCGCTCGGCGAACCGCTGGATCTCGACGCGCCGGAGCGAGTCGTCGCTGGCGGCGAGCAGTTCCGCGCGCCGGACGACCGGCGTGCGCTCCTCGACGTAGCCGTACTGCCCGTCGAGGCGGCGGAACGTCGCGGTGAGCCACGCCCCGTGGCGGGCCTGCCCCTCGACGTAGTCCCGGAGGCGGCCGGCGCGGATCCGCTCGCGCACCGTCGCCAGCGCCGCCCGGAGCGCGTTCACGTTGTGCTCGGCGCAGTCCTCGCGGGTGAACGACTCGCGGGGCGTCCGACACGCGGGGCAGGCGCAGGGTAACTCCTCCAGGTCTTCGAGGAACGCCTCGCCGTCGGTCGTCTGGTAGAACCCCTCCAGCCCGCGGACGTAGGCGCGGTGCGAGTCGACGAGGTCCGCGCCCGCGTAGCAGAGCGTGGCGACGTTCGCCGGCGTGGCGACCCCCGAGAGCAGGAGCGCGGTGTCCGGCGGGATCGCCCCGCGCACGTCGACCATCGCCTCGACGAACGCCCGGGCGTGGCCGCGCAGTCCGGGGGCCTCCGAGAGGACGTAGGCGTCCGCGCCGCGGTCGCCCGCCGTCCCCCGGGAGATCACGGCGGCGCTCGGGAAGTCCACGTCCGGGTAGTCGACGGCGAAGGCCTCCTGCACCTCCGGGGCGGTCCCCGCGGGGAAGGCGCGGTGGGGGAGGACGGTGAGGACGGCCTCGTCGCCCTCGGGTCGCTCGCGGTCCTCGGGCCAGAGGCTCCCGGCGTCCTCGACGTAGCCGTCCGCGAGCGCGGGCGTCGGCACCGACTCGGCGAGGCGCAGTTCGCCCAGCCGAGCGGGGCCGTCGCGCTCGTGGACCTCGAAGTAGTCGGTCATTGCCGCCACTCCGGCGTCGGCGTTGAACTATGTTTTCTTGTTCGCCCGCGGCCCGCCGGCGCGCGGGCTACCGTTCGCTCTCCCGGGCGGCCAGCGATCGCACCGCCACCCCCTCGGGCAGCCGCGCCAGCGCGCTCTCGGGCCACTCCCAGTGGGCGACGGTGAACGACGCGCCGGGGTTCGCCTCGGCGAGCGCGCGCACTCCGTCGGCGGCCCGCTCGTAGGCCGCCCGCGTCGGGGTCTCCGGCACCTCGGCGGTGAACGGGTAGGTGTCCGAGAGGTGGCGCGGAAACGGGCCGAAGGGCGGGACGAGCCGCCAGGTGGCGTCGAAGCTGTCGTCGTCGCCCCCCTCCGTGAGCAGTACCTCCCCCTCGAGGTCGAGCCGCGCGAGGCGCTCGTGGTGGCGCAGGACCTCGGGACGGCGGGCCGACTCGGCGGAGACGTGGAAGAACGCGTCCTTCACGGCCGGATCGGTGCGTTCGAGCTGCTCTGCGTGCGCCAACAACTCGCGGTAGCCGTCGAGCATCGCCGGGTGGCCGCGGGCGCGTGCGTCGACCAGTTCGAGGAGGTTCCCCCGGCGGATCGCCCCCTTCACGCGGCGCAGCTCCTCGAACGTGACGTGGAGGTTGTGCCGGGCGAGCAGTCGCTCGCGCGCGTCGTCGTCGCACGAGGCGACCTCCTCGGGGGAGTGCGCCACGCAGACCGGACACGAGCAGGGGAAGTACTCGAGTTCGTCCAGGTGTTCGGTGCCGCGGACGGTGAGATAGCGGTCGTCGCGGGCGTAGAGCGCGTAGGCGGCGGAGTCGAACAGGTCGCAGCCCATCGCCACGGCGAGCGCGAACATCATGGGGTGGCCCGCGCCGAAGAGGTGGACCGGCGCGTCGAGCCCGAGTCCGCGCTTGGCGGCGGCGACGACGCGCACCACGTCGTCGTAGCGGTAGCTGTTCAGGAGGGGGACGACCGCCCCGACGGGGAACACGTCGAGGCCGGTCCCGTAGGCGTCCCGCGCGGCCGCCTCGCGGAGGTCGAGGTGCGTCGATCCCTGCACCGGCGCGGTGACGAGCATGTCGCCCACGTCGATCGTCCCCGCGAGTTCGAGGCGCTCCTGCGTGATCGCGAGTTCCGCCTCGGCGCGCTCGCGGGAGACGTCGGGCGGCGTCGGGATGTCGACCGGCGTGCCGACGTCGCTCCCGACGTCGCGCTGGAAGCGGAGGATCTCCTCGGTCGTGGTGTCGATCTCGCCGTACTCCGCGAGCTGGAACGAGCCGGAGTCGGTCATGATCGCCCCCGAGAAGTCATAGAGGTCGTGGAGGCCGCGGGAGAGCGCCTCCTCGCGGAGGTCGTCGCTCCCGGCGAGGATGTAGCCGTTCGTGATGAGGATCTCCGCGCCGAAGTCCGCCTCCAGTTCGGCCGGCTCGATCGTCCGGATGTGCGGGTTGATGACGGGGAGGAGCGCGGGCGTCTCGACGGTGACGCCGGCGCGCGGGACGCGCAGCTCGCCGATGCGTCCCCCGGCGTCGAAGGCCCGAAGCTCGAAGCAGTCGCGCATTGGGCGAGGTTCCGCGAGCGCGTCACTAAGGGTTGCGTTCCGCCGCCAGCGCCGGGCCGACCAGCGGCGTCGCCTCGGTCCGGTACCGCTCGTAGAGCGACTCGCCCCACGCGTAGGCGTCGGGGTCGTCGGTGTCGACGAAGACGCGCAGCGCGCCGGTGTCCGGGTCGTACCCGCCGATCCCGACGCGGTCGTCGAACAGCGCCAGCCCGCAGGGCACCTCCTCGTGGACGCTGAGCGCGAGGTTCCCGCTCTCGACGGCCGCCGCGCCGCGCTCGGGGTTCGACTCCAGGATCTCCTCGACGACCGAACTCGGATAGACGACGTCCGTCTCCATCCCGTCGACGATTCGCTCGTAGATCCCCTCGACGTGCATCGGCGCGACGGTGGTCGTGTCGAACCCCCGCAGGCTATCCGTCCCCTCGACGAGCGTCATGAACCGTCGGACGGGGCGATAGGGCGCGCCCGCCCCGGCGGTCGTCACCGTCGCGTCCGCGAAGCGCTCGACGTCGAGGTCGAGCGCGATGGGATCGACGAGGGCCAGCAGCGGCGACAGCCGTCGGATCGCCCGTCCCGCCCGGTCGAGCGACGCGACGCGCTCGGCGACGATTCGCCCCGCTCCGGTGAGCCGGTACCGGCCGTCGCTCCGCTCGACGAGCCCCTCGTCGTCGAGCGCGCGCATCGCCCGGTGGACGGTCGGCTTCGACACGTCGAGCGCCGCCTGCAGGTCCCGCCGGTCGTGCGGGCGCTCGCGCAGCGCCGCGAGGAACGGGCCGCGCCTGACGACGCCGACGAGCCAGTCCGTCTCCGCCATGACACTCACGTTACCGACGGCGTACTTAACGGTATCTCACGGATCGATACCGGTTCGACCGGCGATCACCGTCTCGGGGCGTGAAACCGGATTACTCGGTGGGTATAATCCGATACCGACCGGTCAGCTACTCGGTGATACCCGTATGGCAATGACCGAACCGACGGAGTCCATCGACGGCGCGGAACCGACCTCGACCACCGACAGCGGCCTCGACAGCACCGTCCTCGCGGCGCTCTCGTACGTCCTCGGGTTCGTCACGGGGCTCGTCGTCTACCTCGTGGAGCGCGACGACGAGTACGTGCGCTTCCACGCGGCACAGAGCATGACCGTCTTCGGCCTGCTCTTTCTCGCGAGCGTCGCGCTGACGGTGATCCAGACGGTCGCCCTCGGCGTCCTGTTCGTCGACGTCTCGACGTTCGTCGTCGGGAGCATCGTCTCGCTCGTGCTGAGCCTGGTCGGCATCGCGCTGTGGCTCGGCGGGATCGCGCTGTGGCTCTA
The Halomarina pelagica DNA segment above includes these coding regions:
- a CDS encoding aldehyde ferredoxin oxidoreductase family protein, giving the protein MTGRHRDSILRVDLTRGTVERERVPGEWRRRFLGGKGLGARYLYEELAPGTDPLGPDNLLAFALGPLSGYLPGESRYAAVTKSPLTGTFLDSYGGGAFPDALAGALPDCLALLVTGRADEWTALVVEDGDARLRPAADLAGADAEATDAAYDGAVACVGPAGESRVAYATVATDGGDHHAGRGGAGAVMGAKRLKAIVARGDPPEGHADLRERYERAYEESDVGRWQAAGETVESLDFANEVGALATRGWQSGRFEGAEGIGVEPIRERAVGREHPDRAVPGGFRVETDDGESVPRGATTMSLGAGLGIDEADAVAALGATCDRLGVDVISAGSAVAWAIRAAERGLIDRDLAFGDPEAARGLVREIATRSTPLGDALADGVAAAAATYGGEEFVPTVKSMELPAYDPRVAPAMALAYATSDRGACHRRARPIEAEAFAAGTWTDAERVRAVVSAQDARSVRWCLVGDDFVAETFDDLGAEWLAAVGLDYTREELARLGERVWNLTRLFNAREGFDRTDDRLPEPLREPLDGDEARAIDPAAFERLLDAYYAARGWGENGLPTRATLARLDLLETADDATPLDDAGDDGDDGDDRRGEP
- a CDS encoding TMEM165/GDT1 family protein, which translates into the protein MTVAQPGVDAVVSQYAGYGPLVAAFLVNLLATVGDKGQLVVVTLASRYDAKKVFLGAMGAFALWSALEVALGAWLVRVLPGGLIAPLTGGLFVAFGLWTARSAYRRTSGGEASGPALTGGGLDVGLTGRLLPDGLLRRLGTYGGVLASFAFVLVAEFGDKTQLLTIDLAATFPDAPLSVFVGVIAALALRTGIDALVGERVERWLPTRAVEAAAAAVFLAFGLLVLGVLPATGLLAVLAVVVLGLLGWAVAAGR
- the arcS gene encoding archaeosine synthase subunit alpha → MTDYFEVHERDGPARLGELRLAESVPTPALADGYVEDAGSLWPEDRERPEGDEAVLTVLPHRAFPAGTAPEVQEAFAVDYPDVDFPSAAVISRGTAGDRGADAYVLSEAPGLRGHARAFVEAMVDVRGAIPPDTALLLSGVATPANVATLCYAGADLVDSHRAYVRGLEGFYQTTDGEAFLEDLEELPCACPACRTPRESFTREDCAEHNVNALRAALATVRERIRAGRLRDYVEGQARHGAWLTATFRRLDGQYGYVEERTPVVRRAELLAASDDSLRRVEIQRFAERVTTRYRNRFEKPLVLVPCSARKPYGESQSHGQFHEAIGYRAHKVSMTSPIGVVPQELELTYPAQHYDSVVTGRWTETEIEFVASVLARYLERTDYPYRVAHVPPGGYVDIVERAAERAGVEFEFTVEDHPTTDESLANLRAALDGESAYQKRTREHNTVRAIADYQFGEDGAGAGTGAETAAGDALFDHIRTGGRWPSLRVNREGEQLATLVPQYGTLALTLAGGRRWAESDAPTKRVEIDGFVPQGSVLAPGVLDASGSIRVGDEVVVSGPRAFAVGRAAMSGDEMERSTRGVAVEVRHVEERDR
- the tgtA gene encoding tRNA guanosine(15) transglycosylase TgtA; protein product: MRDCFELRAFDAGGRIGELRVPRAGVTVETPALLPVINPHIRTIEPAELEADFGAEILITNGYILAGSDDLREEALSRGLHDLYDFSGAIMTDSGSFQLAEYGEIDTTTEEILRFQRDVGSDVGTPVDIPTPPDVSRERAEAELAITQERLELAGTIDVGDMLVTAPVQGSTHLDLREAAARDAYGTGLDVFPVGAVVPLLNSYRYDDVVRVVAAAKRGLGLDAPVHLFGAGHPMMFALAVAMGCDLFDSAAYALYARDDRYLTVRGTEHLDELEYFPCSCPVCVAHSPEEVASCDDDARERLLARHNLHVTFEELRRVKGAIRRGNLLELVDARARGHPAMLDGYRELLAHAEQLERTDPAVKDAFFHVSAESARRPEVLRHHERLARLDLEGEVLLTEGGDDDSFDATWRLVPPFGPFPRHLSDTYPFTAEVPETPTRAAYERAADGVRALAEANPGASFTVAHWEWPESALARLPEGVAVRSLAARESER
- a CDS encoding helix-turn-helix transcriptional regulator: MAETDWLVGVVRRGPFLAALRERPHDRRDLQAALDVSKPTVHRAMRALDDEGLVERSDGRYRLTGAGRIVAERVASLDRAGRAIRRLSPLLALVDPIALDLDVERFADATVTTAGAGAPYRPVRRFMTLVEGTDSLRGFDTTTVAPMHVEGIYERIVDGMETDVVYPSSVVEEILESNPERGAAAVESGNLALSVHEEVPCGLALFDDRVGIGGYDPDTGALRVFVDTDDPDAYAWGESLYERYRTEATPLVGPALAAERNP
- a CDS encoding DUF4870 domain-containing protein; protein product: MTEPTESIDGAEPTSTTDSGLDSTVLAALSYVLGFVTGLVVYLVERDDEYVRFHAAQSMTVFGLLFLASVALTVIQTVALGVLFVDVSTFVVGSIVSLVLSLVGIALWLGGIALWLYLIVRAYQGKTPRIPVAAGLADRLV